One Candidatus Micrarchaeota archaeon DNA window includes the following coding sequences:
- a CDS encoding Hsp20/alpha crystallin family protein: MSMIDDVLKEMVELQKRMDRMMEEMFREFSEIRSTGAGAGFAEGLVREPKTDILEDDKEYVIITEIPGVDKKDIRVNVDGNVLRISAENKKEEYQKKKNLVRKERSVTKFYRTFMLPDYVDPKKAKATYKNGVLTIRFPKVKGKSGISIRVD; the protein is encoded by the coding sequence ATGAGTATGATAGATGATGTATTAAAGGAAATGGTGGAGTTACAGAAGAGAATGGATAGGATGATGGAGGAGATGTTTAGGGAATTTTCCGAGATCCGATCAACTGGTGCAGGTGCCGGATTTGCGGAAGGACTCGTTAGAGAGCCGAAAACCGATATACTTGAAGATGACAAGGAATATGTAATTATAACTGAGATCCCTGGTGTCGATAAGAAAGATATAAGAGTGAACGTGGACGGTAACGTTCTCAGAATCAGTGCAGAAAACAAGAAGGAGGAATATCAAAAGAAAAAGAATTTGGTGCGAAAGGAGAGGAGTGTCACAAAGTTCTACAGAACGTTCATGTTACCCGACTACGTGGATCCTAAGAAGGCAAAAGCAACTTACAAGAACGGTGTACTTACGATCAGGTTTCCGAAGGTCAAAGGGAAATCTG